aatgactaaaggctatcggttgttacttctcggtaaggttcttgatccatgctttactttgtgaaggaattatcactttagcatgagagattatatgttggtatgctgttctgatcatgatcatgatgcatgcatgttcgtatcttgttttgtcggcacctctctccctaaacatgtggacatatttattgagctaggctttcgcttgaggacaagcgaggtctaagcttaggggagttgatacgtccattttgcatcatgttttgatgttgatatatatatcgcttcttgggcagttatttcacttcacggtacaatacttatgccttttctctcttattttgcaaggtttacatgaagagggagaatgccggcagctggaattctggcctgaaaaagtagcaaagttgagatacctattctgtgcaactccaaacgccgtaaaaatcaacgaggatttttttccggatttataaaaaatactggaccgaagaagcgccacaggggcaccagcaggtggccacaagcctgcttggcacggccacccccctggccgcgccaagggggcttgtgggcagcctactgGGCCACTGGCCCCctattctgctatatgaagggttttgtccagaaaaaaaatcaaggaggagctttttcgtggattttccgccgccacgaggcggaacttgagcagaaccaatctagagccccggcaggacgatcctgtcggggaaacttccctcccggagggggaaatcgtcgccatcgtcatcaccaacactcctctcatctgaggggactcatcaccatcaacatcttcatcagcaccatctcatctccaaaccctagttcatctcttgtaaccaatctccacctcgcgactccgattggtacttgtaaggttgctagtagtgttaattactctttgtagttgatgctagttggattacttggtggaagaatttatgttcagatccttgatgctactcattacctctctggtcatgcatatgattatgctttgtgagtagttacttttgttcctgaggacatgggataagtcagactaatagtagtcatgttaatttggtattcgttcggtaatttgatatgttgtatattgtttttcctctagtggtgttatgtgaacgtcgactacataacacttcaccattatttgggcctagaggaaggcattgggaagtactaagtagatgatgggttgctagagtgacagaatcttaaaccctactttatgcgtttcttcgtaaggggctgatttggatccgctagtttaatgctatggttagactttgtcttaattcttctttcgtagttgcggatgtttgcgagaggggttaatcataagtgggatgcttttccaagtaagggcagtgcccaagcgccggtccacccacatattaaattatcaaagtaacgaacgcgaatcatatgaacatgatgaaaactagcatgacagaaattcccgtgtgtcctcgggagcgtttttcctcctataagactttgtccaggtttgtcccttgctacaaaagggattgtgccacttttctgcactgttgctacttttgttacttgttgcttgctacgaatcatctcaccacacaatcacttgttaccgacaatttcagtgcctgcagattttaccttgctgaacaccacttgtcagatccttctgctcctcgttgggttcgacactcttacttattgaaaggactacgattgatcccctatacttgtgggtcatcaggcgccacataagaaaataccaaaggaaaataaaagaaaaagggaaagagggaggtgggaaggaagaggaggagtcctccttcccaaaccgaattggaggaggagtcctcctccccttggccggcgcaccttgagggcttgtccctcaaggctagccctccccctccctcctatatatagtagtattttagggctgatttgagacaacttttgccacgtgcaactcaaccctagaccacatagttccacctctagattggatttctgcggagctcgggcggagccctgcaggactagatcatcaccaccatcggagcaccgtcacgctgccggagaactcatctacttctccgtcttgcttgctggatcaagaaggccgagaacatcatcgagctgtacgtgtgctgaacgcggaggtgtcgtccgtttggcgctagatcggaacggatcgtgggacggatcgcgggacggttcatgggacggttcgaggaacgtgaagatgttccactacatcaaccgcgtttcttaatgcttcctgttgtgcgatctacaagggtacgtagagccaaatctcctctcatagatggacatcaccatgataggtcttcgtgtgcgtaggatttttttttgtttcccatgcaacgttccccaacaccatatGCCTTTTATGTTCACTAGCAAAATAGCCTGTGCATTGCAATGGGTGATAAAAAACACCCACTAATCTTATTAATAATGAGTCCATAGGTCCATGTCCTTTATTTCAACACATGGCATCCCATTTGTGTTTCTGTTTACCCTTCTTCCCACACTCGTCAACGCTGGCCTTAGTATTAACACCATCACAACACGTTTGAATGTTGTCAATCTTAAGATGTCTCCCTCTCGGCATAAGATGATAAATTTATTTTACCTGTGAGGTTTTGACGAGGCATGCATGCGTGATTATAGATATTGTTTTTGTTCCCCATCCTCGTTTTGCCAAAGTGTTTATTTTTAATTTGGATTGGCACCGATATGAAGGAAAGACTGATCATGCGTTATTGATTAAGGTTTCATTGTAAATAGGATTTTTTTTAAAGGGTGAACACGCAAAATAATACaatatttagattctacatatttttctaatcaaattatatatataacatgttagatttGGAGTTAGCGTTAAAAAGATATAGATTTTTAAAAATTGATTAATACGTATTGCAGGTTGATTACTAGAAATTTGAGGGGGTTTTCTAAAAAAATGCATGACAGACCAATAatacctatttcttttattagtaggtatagatagaTTGCTTTGCTCACGAGTTACAATTGGTGGTTGTCACCGTTGCTCAATGTAGTCCTGCTATTGCTGATTTCTTCAACTATATTCCCTTGATAGTGAATCAAGTGTATTCGTCTTGCAAAAGGAAAGATGCATTACTTGCCAAACATCAAGATGAATTGTTAGATTTGATGGAGAATGAAAAGATTTAAGCCGAAACCGGTTTGCATcaagaatctagcataacaagaccAGGAGATACTCGTTGGGGCTCACATCTCAGAACCTTGCTTCGTATATTCACAATGTGGAATGCTATGGTGGATGTGGTAGGAATTGTTGTGGTTGATGCTTGAGAACACACATGTCAAGGTGGAGCTAGAGGTTTGCTTAAAAACATGAAATTCTTTGAATTTGTATTCATCATGTTGTTCTTAATAAACTTGTTGAGCAAGACAAATCATATATCCCAAGCTTTGCAAAGAAAGAATCAAAATATTGTTGAAGCCATGTACTTGATCTTGGATGTGAAAGAAAGCTTGTAGGACAATGGGTGGGAGTCTTTATTCTGCTAAGCGAGGAACTTTTGTGAaacacatgatattgatgtgccaAACATGGATGATCTTGTTGGAACTATGGGTCAATCGGTTCGCACTAAGAATAAGGTGACTCGACTCCACTATTACAAGGTTATCATATTCAATGTTGCCATTGATGCAACTATCACTGGGACGAATCACCGATTCAATGAAGTTACCACCGAGTTATTGGATTGTATGTCTTGTCTTAATCCAACAAACAACTTCTCAAAATTTAACGTTGACAAACTTATTCGGCTTGCTGAAATTTATGACGAGGACTTTACAGAAGTTGACCGGTTGTTGCTGAGTAGACCTCCCAAGATTCGTTATGAACATTAGGAGAAGTGATGAATTTAATGGATGTCGGGATGTGTCCAAACTTGCTCGGTTGATGGTTGAAACAACAAAACACACAACTTTCCAGTTGGTATATCGCCTCATCGAGTTGACACTCATTCTTCCTGTGGCCACTTCATCAGTTGGGCGTATATTTCCGGCAATAAAGATCATCAAGACAGATTTGCGCAACAAACTATCAGATGTTGGCTAAATGATTTAATGGTGTGCTACTGCGAGAAAGTGATATTCAGAAGCATTCATGATGAAAAAATCATGATACAATTTAAAAAAATGAGGGATCGAAAAGGACATTTGCCTCGTGAATTTAATGTGATTCCGTAGAGGTATATATGTCACTCTTATTAGTTTAAATACTTAGTTATGCAAGACTTATTTTTGTTGCTTCCTTACTATGATGCCTTCTTGTGACAAGCAGACGTTTTGTTTCTTCGTTGTTAACTTTGAGCCTGTCCTCCATTTTCTTTCTGGACTCGCCACTTGAAGGGAGTACTCTTATTTTTCTGTTCCAATCAAAGAGCTTTATTCAACAAAAGAGCTCCTGGCATCATCAGCCAATAAGATGGTGAGTAGGAAAGAGGGTCTCGAAACAGTCCAACTTTCTATGACCTCTAGTGTTCAAGCAAATTTAGGACAAAGATGTGCTGATACATTGGATGACCGATTTACATGTTGaatatcaaaggaagaaaaagaggAAACTAGCTCTCCAATCTCTAACAGTAATGGTGCCGCCACAGATAGGCTATAGTGACGAGTTTTCCAGATATTTACAATCTCCAAGGATTCGGTTTCCATGATCACATGTGAGAATCCACACAGTTTAGCAAAGATCACCCCATCTCGCAGCGCCATCGTCTCACCAATGAACGGATCAGAAACCCCGTAGTGGGGTTTACTCCATGCTCCAAGCAAAGCATTGTAGGAACGCGCAATGCCGCCCGCACCAACCTTGCCAGAGTCCATACTTACAGCCGCGTCGGTGTTGATCTTGACCACGCCTGCAGCAGGCGGATCCCAACCATGTCCCAGAAGAATGGAAGCATGAGATTGGGGTATGTCTAGTAATGCCAGATCCTCCAGAATGCGCTTGACTGAAGTAAAAGGGTCGATCTGCTCATCATCATGAGTAACCCTCTTTCTTGAGTGCCAAATAGACCACATGACCGAAATCATCTGAGCCCTCTGGACCTCAGAAAATTGTTCATCGCATAAAATATCTCGAGACCATGTAGCTGGATGCACGCAGGGCCTTTGGATGCCAAATAGCGCATGCACATGTTCCCAAAACAAAGTGGCATGAGAGCAATGCACTAGAGCGTGCATCAGATCCTCACCCATCGCAAAGCAAACATTGCATCTACTGATGAGTTTGATATGACGACGTCGAAGAGTGCACTCATCTGGAAGGATACCCCGAACAACTCTCCACCAGAATACTCGCACCTTCGGTAAAAACTTGAGCTTCCAGAGCAACTTTCACATCTGTTCTTCAGTCTATGAGGTGTTGGTAATCGTCCCTTCCTCTAGAGCAATACGCTCTTTCCGAGTCATGAGAACACGATAAGCGGATTTGACACAATAAATGCCACCTTTTTCAAAAGTGCAGTGGGATATATTCAAAATAACTTCAGCTTTCGGCAATATGAAGAGATGACGAACAACTTCTTGCCACCGTGTCCAGCTTTCAGAATGGGAAACGTTTCCTGCCAGCGCGTCGGCCGAAACATTCGGCCGGTCGCGTGGCTGGCGTTCGATCTACCAGATCTGGCATGCCCACCGCGTCCTCCTCctttcctctcccccttcctccctctccttcatcctcctcctccttctgcttcttccctCCTCTGCCCCTCCCTCCTGCAACCTCAGGCGCTGTCGGCGAGCGTTGTGGCTTCTCCACCGGCAGCCGCCGTGCCTGACGGCGGTGACCGAAGGTGACCACGCGAGATGCTGCAGCGGGGGCgacggttgaaactttttttttatatacggttgaagctttttctgtcaACGTTTGCAACTTTTTCATCGTTGAAGTATTTGGTTGATGCTTTTTTTCTTAACAGTTGAAGCTTTTCTATACATGATTGCAACTTTTTGAGGAGTGACCACGTGAGATGCTGCAGCCGGAGCGGCGTTTGAAACTTTTTCCAtatacggttgaagcttttctatCAACGTTTGCAACTTTCCCTCGTTGAATTTTTTGGTTGAAGCTGTTTTTtttaacggttgaagcttttctatacacggttgaaactttttttcCAGCGTTTGCAACACAGGGGGTGAGGTGCGACCGACAAGGTGAAGACCGACGGGCATGAGCAGCGGCGGGGGCAGCGAATGGTGGGCGAGCTGAGTCCCGGAGCGCGGGGCGGCGAGTGGTCTGGACGAGCTGAGTCGCGGAGCTGCATCCATGGTGCTTCGACCGGCGGCTGAGGCGGCGACCGACGGTGAGGGCGACCAGCGAtgaggaggcgaggcgaggcggtcgGCGCGTGCTGGGGCGTCGGCGCGTGCGAGGCGGGCCTCTTCCTTTTCCCGTGCGCGTGCTGAAGGTTGGGAAAGATAGAATCCGATGGttcggaagggacagatctgacgGCTGCAGGACGACCGGCCCAACAGTTGGGTCGGCGTGCAGGCGCAAAGTGCTTCCCTTTTAGAattaactagcaaaagggcccatgcgttgcaacgggagaaaaaaatatcacacgacacacgctcttaatttataaaaaatgtctataatttgagaatttatagttacgatacaaataaagatggtcttatcctacaaaaatgcagtttaaaatttcacaggtcttctattttaacacggcttgcatgtagatttaatacgtacaaagaatcagtcaagtgaccttcagtttcatctctaatcctgattttgttgacgtgttcattcccaacccggatgagtaccggtatgaaagaaagacgaatagtgacttctttattaagattgcaccctagatagtatttttattaaacgtttaacagataaaataatatcatatttaaattatacatatttttctaatcaaattccatgtataatatgttaaatttggagttacggtttaaaagatatgagtatttaaaaaaatatttaatatatactacgagtttaatgtcataaacagtaatgatttttttttgtaaaatcaacTCGGTGTGTTTTAGGTGAAGATAAGCTGATCAACTTTACTCGGTGTCCGTTTCGATTAGAAACTCGTGTTGTACACGCACGTCGCAATCGGCGCGTAGGCAGCGCAGGCATCATCCGCTCCCTGGCTGCACCTTATCCGCCTCGATGTCCTCATCCAAAACCGAGTGCGGGTCCCCGCGGCCGTCGCCCACCGTGTCCTCCTATACCTTCTCCCCCCTCGCTCGCGCGCGCCCGACAACGCAGCCAAAAAGAACTCGTTCCAAATCTCCAgcctccgtcccacaatccgcacCCGGCGACAATCCCCACGCCAGCGATCCCCGCGCCGCCTTCCTCGCGCCGCCGCGGATCCAACGAGGTAATTCACGGcgcgccaccgccccctccaTCTCCCCCACCCCCTTCCCCGCGACCGCTTCTCTCGCGGCCTCCGTCTCTCTCTGACTCTCCCTCCCCCCCTCCCGTGGATCTCGATCCGGATTGCCTCCCGACGGACCGCGAGGCTCCCGTGGTCTCTTGGCgtcccgccgccgtcgtcgctgGCTCCCGTCCGCCACGGATTAGGCAGGTGCGCTTCTTAAGAGAGTCGGCGTCTGCCTGGTCGGCTCGAGCATTGCAGCCTTCACAGCGAGCTGGATTCCTGGCCTGGATAGTTATTACTAGATGTGAGCGCGCCTGGATTTGCCTGCATTGGGCGTCGTCAGGTGTCCTGTCTCCTCTCCTGTCGAATACCTCGAGTAATTATCTTCCAGATCTGCCTCGATTAGGTCCGTTTCCTTTGGCAGAGATGCTGCTTTTAGTTGATGTGTAGGTGTCTGTGATGTGACTGTTGTCCTTGAATCTCAATGTCTGATGCCATGATGCTGCATTGCTCCGGCGAATCCCTTCCATACTTGTTTTCCTAGTGGGCTATGCTTTATATCCAAAAATTTAAGCTACTAGCGGGCTTGCTTCAATTTATTCTTGCTTTAAGTTACCGCTGGAAACCATTcccttgcttttaattgttaataATGTTCCTGTTATGTAATATATGCTGACTTGGACAATTGTTAAAATGTTTTGGCGCAGGCATTTGTCGGTGTTTCTGGTTGTAATTTGTGGTCAAGTGGAGTAATCAACTTTAATCAGACATTCTTGAATATGGTATCCGTGAATGTTGGGTTAGTACATTATGTATTGGACCATATATATGGGACTCTCCTTCATCGCACGAAATTAGGAACACCATTTTTCTCAAAGGGATGGGGAGGTACCAAACTTGATTTGTTAGAGAGGATGGTGAAGCAGCTTTTCCCGGAAGCGCCTTGCCAGAGCTGGCCACCAACTGCTGTGCAGCCTAAATGGAAAACAGTTTGGGAGACAAAGAACTCTTGTCTGCGAGAGGGTGTTTTCCGGACAACATGTGATGAGAGACTAATTGATGCATTGCCTCCTGAGAGTCACAATGCAAGAGTTGCTTTTCTTACGCCCAAGGATGTCTCACCAGAGAAGATGGCTTGCGTGGTCCATTTGGCAGGTACAAAATTTGTATCTCGATCTTACTCTATCTTGGTGTACCATTATCATCTTCGTCTTTGAATTAATGTTGGGTGGGATCCATAAACCGATGTATATATGTAGTCATACCATATGCAATGAATCATCGCTCCAGATTTTTTCCCAACCCACCAGACTTCAGAAAatgttcttttatgcctttgacatTTAGATATCACTGTATGAACGGATCAATGGTATTTTATGCCTATGTAGTTTGGTGACATTTAGCTTTGTCACCTCATTTCAGAACAGAATCACTGACTTCTAAAATTTTCCATGTACTATCTGAATAAAATGGTGAGAGATTTTCCTAGTTCTAGAAATTCTGTTTTCAGAATATGACGTGTTTTCTACTGACAAGCACGATTGTGTTGATGCTATGTTTTTCTTGGAAGTTATCACTAGGATTGTTTTCTTAATACCTAAGATGATCTCCGGTTCTCCCCCCTTTTAACCAGGGACCCACATTTAGTGAATCGAGTTAAGCCTTTCTTCAATATTTTAGGCACCGGTGATCACTCATTTGAGAGAAGGCTACGGCTTGGCGGACCTCTTTTGAAGGACAATATTGCAACCATGGTTCTTGAGAGGTGAGGTTTGTACAATAGGGGTACCATGCATTTTTGTCGATTCTCATTCTTCTTGGCAGGAACTGATATCTCAAATGAAATGCAGCCCCTATTATGGACAACGACGTCCTAGCATGCAGCATGGGGCCAAGCTTCAATGTGTGAGTGACTTGCTACTCTTAGGAAAAGCCACTATTGATGAAGCTCGCAGTCTCTTATACTGGTTGCAGGCTGAGGCTGGTTATGGCAAGATGGGCATATGTGGGCTCAGCATGGGTATGTACTTTTCTCATTAAAAGAAAGGAGTCCTTGCTTGTCTCCACTATTTTGTCTTAGTTTCATTAGAAAAAAATGTCGTATGAAAATTTTACTCCCTCTGCTCACTTTTGTAAGACGTTTTAGACAGCTGAAATTGAACTGTTTTCGGTGTTGTCTTAAATGTCTAATATGTCTTACAAATGTGAATGGATGGAGTAGTATTGTGTTTATTTCAAAAGCTTTATTCTGAGAGCATATAGGAATTCCTTCTTTATGAAATATTTCGCCAGTTGTTTTCATAAGCATTGTTTGTTAATAACAGGTGGCGTACATGCTGCAATGGTAGGATCCTTGCATCCTACGCCAATTGCCACACTACCATTTCTTGCTCCACATTCTGCTGTGGTACCTTTCTGTGAAGGACTTTACAGACATGCCACAGCTTGGGAAGCACTGAGAGAAGATGCAGCAGCATTAGCTAAAGATGCAACTTCTTTGTCCGAAGATGCGGCATCCGGAATCACTATTGAGCAAGTAAAAGACAGATTACGGTCAGTGCTATCTCTGACGGACGTCACTCGGTTTCCCCTACCGAAGAATCCACAGGCCGTCATTTTTGTTGGTGCAACGGTTAGTGCCACTCACCTGTTATGTACCATATATATCCAAATGTGATTAACGCCACCTGGGCCTTCTACTTCCAACCTGCTAGGTAGATTTCTTACAGAGTATCTCTCAATGAGCTTGCATTACTAGTTCAAAATAATACGTGCTTTGCTACTATTTCAACAACAGATGTAGTATTATTTACAGCACCTAAAAAGTGATAATATAAATGTTTTCTGCATCAGTTGTGTTGTAGCATGAGGGTTATCCGAGCTGATCCATTCAATGATCATCCACACCTCGGTTCATTAGCTTGTTTCTGTAATCTGTGCTCTGTAGTGTTGGGTGAAACCTTTGGTACTGTATCAGATATCATAGTGTCTACTATTGAAGCTTGGTTCCAGTCTAAATCCATGTATGTTGTCCTTGTTTCAGGATGACGGTTATATTCCTAGACACTCGGTCATGGAGCTCCAGAAGGCATGGCCGGGCTCAGAAGTCCGGTGGGTGATGGGAGGCCATGTGTCCTCTTTTTTACTCCACAACGACTCGTTTCGCAAGGCCATCGTCGATGCCCTTGACAGATT
This genomic stretch from Hordeum vulgare subsp. vulgare chromosome 6H, MorexV3_pseudomolecules_assembly, whole genome shotgun sequence harbors:
- the LOC123402030 gene encoding protein ABHD18, whose product is MVSVNVGLVHYVLDHIYGTLLHRTKLGTPFFSKGWGGTKLDLLERMVKQLFPEAPCQSWPPTAVQPKWKTVWETKNSCLREGVFRTTCDERLIDALPPESHNARVAFLTPKDVSPEKMACVVHLAGTGDHSFERRLRLGGPLLKDNIATMVLESPYYGQRRPSMQHGAKLQCVSDLLLLGKATIDEARSLLYWLQAEAGYGKMGICGLSMGGVHAAMVGSLHPTPIATLPFLAPHSAVVPFCEGLYRHATAWEALREDAAALAKDATSLSEDAASGITIEQVKDRLRSVLSLTDVTRFPLPKNPQAVIFVGATDDGYIPRHSVMELQKAWPGSEVRWVMGGHVSSFLLHNDSFRKAIVDALDRL